The Carassius carassius chromosome 9, fCarCar2.1, whole genome shotgun sequence genome includes a region encoding these proteins:
- the LOC132149366 gene encoding monocyte to macrophage differentiation factor 2-like yields MYSMDFRRTKFSRFMNNRVPSSKRYQPTEYEHAANCATHGFWIIPSILGSSVLYLLSDDQWETISAWMYGTGLSGLFIMSTMFHTVSWKKSHLRKVEQRFHMCDRMVIYFFIAASYAPWLNLRELGPWAVHMRWLVWIMACAGSAYVFFFHEKNKILDLLCYTAMGAVPAVVLLSMPNREGILELSVGGVFYCLGIVFFKSDGLIPFAHAIWHVFVAVGAGIHYYAIWRYLYTTGTSQIKNIKVTDVKDLTHTGFVEL; encoded by the exons gtttatGAACAACCGAGTCCCATCTAGCAAGAGATACCAGCCAACTGAATACGAGCATGCTGCCAACTGTGCCACCCATGGA TTCTGGATCATTCCCAGTATCCTGGGCAGCTCTGTGTTGTACCTTCTTTCTGATGACCAGTGGGAGACCATCTCTGCATGGATGTATGGGACGGGTCTGTCTGGGCTGTTCATCATGTCCACCATGTTCCACACGGTGTCCTGGAAGAAAAGTCATCTCAG GAAAGTGGAGCAGCGATTTCACATGTGCGACAGGATGGTGATATATTTCTTTATTGCTGCATCTTATGCACCCTG GCTGAACCTGAGGGAACTAGGACCCTGGGCTGTGCACATGCGCTGGTTGGTGTGGATCATGGCCTGCGCTGGCTCTGCCTATGTCTTCTTCTTTCATGAGAA GAACAAGATATTAGACTTACTGTGCTACACCGCCATGGGAGCTGTTCCTGCAGTTGTTCTTCTGTCAATG CCTAACAGAGAGGGCATATTAGAGCTGTCAGTGGGCGGAGTCTTCTACTGCCTGGGAATTGTCTTCTTCAAGAGTGATGGCCTCATCCCATTCGCTCATGCCATCTGGCACGTCTTCGTGGCAGTGGGGGCAGGCATACACTATTATGCCATCTGGAGGTACTTGTATACAACGGGGACCAgccaaataaaaaatatcaaggtGACAGATGTAAAAGATCTGACACATACAGGGTTTGTTGAGCTATAA